GAGGCGGTCTGTCTGGAGGAGTCGGCGCAGCTGTCGCTGAACCTGACCGGCGGGGTCTTCGTCAACCAGACGGCGGCCTTCTCGGACTTCCACGGCTCCGGCGGCAACCCGGCCGCCAACGCGGCCTTGTGCGACGGCGCCTTCGTCGCGAACCGGTTCCGGGTGGTGGAGGTCCGCCGCCAGGCCTAGGTCCTGTCGCCAAAGTGGCGCCGGTAGGGCCCGCGGTGTCCGGTGCCGTGCATCGCAAGGCGGAGGGGCTCCCGTGTACTGGACGTACTCGGGTGCCCCGACAACGCGGCGAGGTGCGGTACCGGGCGCCGCGGGCCAGGCGAGACTTTGACGACAGGGCCTAGACCCGGTCGGGGTGGGCCTGGTCGAGGTGGGGCCCGCCCCAGTGGAAGAGGGCCATGGCCACGCTGGTGGCCAGGTTGTAGCTGGAGACCTGCGGCCGCATCGGCAGGGACACCAGGTGATCGGCGCGGGCCCGCAGCTCAGGCGAGATCCCGTGGCGTTCCGAGCCGAAGGCGAGCAGGGCGTCGTCCGGGAGGGTGAGGGCACGGATGTCCTCGCCCTCCGGGTCGAGCGCGTACAGCGGCCCGGGCGGCAGGGTCTCCAGTTCGACCCGGTCGACGGTGGTCGCGTAGTGCAGGCCGGCCCCGGCCCGGACCACGTTGGGGTGCCAGGGGTCGAGGTCTCCGCGCGTGACCACCCCGGTGGCGCCGAAGCCGGCGGCGAGCCGGACGACGGCGCCCACGTTGCCGAGGTTGCGCGGGTTGTCCAGGACCACGATCGGGGCGGTGCGGCCCGGCCGGCGCAGCGCCTCACGGCCCGCCTCGCGGTCCGGTCGCACGGCGAGCGCGGCCACCCCGGTGGGGTGCCCCCGGGCCAGCAACCCCTTGAGTTCCGTCCCGCGCACCAGCCCGCGGACCCGCGCCTCCACGTCCGGGGCCAGCTCGGCGGCCAGCGCCCCGACGGCCTCGGGATCGTCGGCGACGACGGCTTCCACCCGGGCACCGAAGCGCAGCGCGTGCTTCAGCGCGTGGAACCCGTCGAGCAGGACCACGTCCTCCCGCCCGGCGGCCTCCCGCCACTCCCGCGCGACCTGTCCGGGGTCCCCGTGCTGCTCACTCATACCGCCGACCCTACGGGCCGCGCACGGGCCCCGGGACCGGCGGGCGCCCTGTCAGCGCGCGACCTCGGCCGGGATCGGGGTCGGGGCGTCGAGCGGGCCCGGCGGCGGCTCCGAGGCGGCCCGGTCGCGCCGGCGCGCGGCGCCCGCACGAGCGCCGAGCCAGACGAGGAACACCGTCGGCAGGAACACCGCGTCGGCCGCGATCATGGCCAGCGAGAAGAACGGCAGGCCGAGCAGCACCGCGATCCCGGCGTGCTCCAGCATCATCACCGCGAGCAGCACGTTCTTGATCCGCCGGTTGAACAGCGTGAACGGGAACGCGACCTGGACCGCGACCGTCCCGTAGGTCAGCAGCATCACCAGGGTCCCGCTGCCCGCCAGCACCCCGGACAGCCCCGGCCACGGGGTGAAGTAGTCCAGGCCCAGCGGGTAGTACAGCGCGGTGCCGTCCTGCCAGCGCGAGCCCTGGATCTTGTACCAGCCCGCAGTGGCGTAGATCAGACAGACCTCCGCCATGATCACCAGCATCCCCGCGTTGTGCAGCAGGTTCGCCAGCACGTCGAGGACGGCCCGGCCCTCCCCCTCCGGCTCGAAGCGGTCGACGAGCCACCACAGCCCGAGCACCACCCACACCGTCGCGAACGCGGCGAGCCAGCCCGCGCCGAACCTCCCGGTCACCGCCCCGTAGGCGAAGAGCAGCCCGAGCACGCTCCACAGCACGGGCCCCGCCGCACCGGCCGAGGCCGAGCCGCGCAGCCGCGCCCGGCGGGCGTCCAGGGACCAGACCCGCGCGCAGCGGGTGAGCACGAGGTACATCGCCATCAGGTGGATGACGTTGTCCCCGCCGTCCCCCATGAAGACGCTGCGGTTCTGGAGGGACAGCACGCCGATCATGAAGAGCACGGACGTCGCCCGGGTCCGCCAGCCCAGCATCAGCAGCACGCTCGCGAGCACGGAGAGCCCGTAGACGAGCTCGAACCACCAGGTCGCGTCGGACCACATCAGCACCGTGAAGGCCCGGTTCGAGGCGATCAGCCGCTCGGCCATCCCCCAGCTCCAGGGGCCGTCGGGCCCGTACAGCTCGTGCCGGTGCGGGAACTCCCGCAGCAGGAAGAACAGCCAGGTCGCGGAGAACCCGATGCGCACCACGGCGCTCTGGTACGGCCCCAGCGCCCGGCCGGTGACCTGCGCCAAGGCCTGCCCGGCGGCCGCGCGGGCACGGCTGCGCGCGCTCGGCCTCAGACCGTCCACCACGGCAGCTCCCGGTAGTAGGTCCGGGTGTCGCTCTGCTCGTCGCTCCATTTCGGCACGGCCACGGCGGTCGTCGCCGAACGCAACTGGATGCGTACGATCCGGTCCTCCCGATCCCGGGGCGCCAGCCGGTCCATCGCGATGCGGCGCAGGTACTCCTCCGACAGCGCGCCGCGCTCGCCGTTCGGCTTGTTGTTCTCGTCGTGGGAGCCGGTGAAGAAGTCCCAGGCCCGCCGCAGCTCGTTCTGCTCGGTGTGGCTCGGCAGCAGGCTGTGGCGGATCGCCGCGCCGTCCTCGGCGGACAGGTCGCGCCAGCCGCCGGTGGTCAGCCCGCCGTCCGAGGCCCGTACCTGGGTCCGTACCTGGACCGCGATGTTCTGCTGGAGGGGGTTGGGGGCGAAGAGCTTCCAGTTCTGTTCGAACTCGGGGTAGATCCAGGCGTCGATCGTGCTCGCGTGCCGCTTGCTGAGCGTGTTGGACGGGGCCACGTGCAGGAAGACGGCCGCGAGGTGCCCGCAGGCGGCCACGGCGACGATCCCCAGCGCGAGGGCCACGACCACCCGGTACGGGGTGGACAGACCGGCGATCCCGGGCGCCCTGGGCGGCGGCGCGACGACCGGCGGGCCGGCCTCGGTGTCCGCGGGCGCACCCGGCGTGAGAGCCTCCGGAACGGGCTGTTCCGAAGGCTCGCGCTCGTTCGAATCCATCCCGCCCCGATCATCCGGCTTCCACAGGGTTGCCCACAGAGGTTGACACCCTACGGGCCGTCGTCTCACCATTGAAGAGGACGAACCGAACGATCGGTCGGTCGGGTGACCGGCGGCCGGCCGACAAACTCTGACAGGGAGCCCGCAATGGTCACAGTGACCCCGGAGTCCGGGCAGGACGAAGCCCTGGGGACCGACCTCGGGGCACAGCTGGCGGCTGCCTTCGACGCCGCCGTGGCGGCGGACGAGCGAGTGGAGCCGCGCGACTGGATGCCCGACGAGTACCGCGCCTCCCTGGTCCGCCAGATGGCCCAGCACGCGCATTCCGAGATCATCGGCATGCAGCCCGAGGCCAACTGGATCACCCGCGCGCCCTCGCTCCGCCGCAAGGCGATCCTGATGGCCAAGGTCCAGGACGAGGCCGGCCACGGCCTGTACCTGTACAGCGCCGCGGAAACCCTCGGCACCAGCCGCGACGAACTCCTCGACAAGCTCCACTCGGGCAAGCAGAAGTATTCGTCGATCTTCAACTACCCCACCCTGACCTGGGCCGACGTCGGCGCGATCGGCTGGCTCGTGGACGGCGCGGCCATCACCAACCAGGTTCCGATCTGCCGCTGCTCCTACGGCCCGTACGCCCGCGCCATGGTCCGGATCTGCAAGGAGGAGTCCTTCCACCAGCGCCAGGGCTTCGAGCTGCTGATGGCGCTCTCGAAGGGCACCGAGGAGCAGCACGCGATGGCGCAGGACGCCGTCGACCGCTGGTGGTGGCCCTCGCTCATGATGTTCGGCCCGCCGGACGACGAGTCGGCGCACTCCGCGCAGTCCATGGCCTGGCGGATCAAGCGGCACTCCAATGACGAGCTGCGCCGGCGCTTCGTGGACATCGCCGTGCCGCAGGCCGAGGCGCTGGGCCTGACGCTGCCCGACC
This region of Streptomyces sp. NBC_00513 genomic DNA includes:
- a CDS encoding HTTM domain-containing protein, which encodes MVDGLRPSARSRARAAAGQALAQVTGRALGPYQSAVVRIGFSATWLFFLLREFPHRHELYGPDGPWSWGMAERLIASNRAFTVLMWSDATWWFELVYGLSVLASVLLMLGWRTRATSVLFMIGVLSLQNRSVFMGDGGDNVIHLMAMYLVLTRCARVWSLDARRARLRGSASAGAAGPVLWSVLGLLFAYGAVTGRFGAGWLAAFATVWVVLGLWWLVDRFEPEGEGRAVLDVLANLLHNAGMLVIMAEVCLIYATAGWYKIQGSRWQDGTALYYPLGLDYFTPWPGLSGVLAGSGTLVMLLTYGTVAVQVAFPFTLFNRRIKNVLLAVMMLEHAGIAVLLGLPFFSLAMIAADAVFLPTVFLVWLGARAGAARRRDRAASEPPPGPLDAPTPIPAEVAR
- a CDS encoding RNA methyltransferase, which codes for MSEQHGDPGQVAREWREAAGREDVVLLDGFHALKHALRFGARVEAVVADDPEAVGALAAELAPDVEARVRGLVRGTELKGLLARGHPTGVAALAVRPDREAGREALRRPGRTAPIVVLDNPRNLGNVGAVVRLAAGFGATGVVTRGDLDPWHPNVVRAGAGLHYATTVDRVELETLPPGPLYALDPEGEDIRALTLPDDALLAFGSERHGISPELRARADHLVSLPMRPQVSSYNLATSVAMALFHWGGPHLDQAHPDRV
- a CDS encoding DUF5819 family protein; this encodes MDSNEREPSEQPVPEALTPGAPADTEAGPPVVAPPPRAPGIAGLSTPYRVVVALALGIVAVAACGHLAAVFLHVAPSNTLSKRHASTIDAWIYPEFEQNWKLFAPNPLQQNIAVQVRTQVRASDGGLTTGGWRDLSAEDGAAIRHSLLPSHTEQNELRRAWDFFTGSHDENNKPNGERGALSEEYLRRIAMDRLAPRDREDRIVRIQLRSATTAVAVPKWSDEQSDTRTYYRELPWWTV
- the paaA gene encoding 1,2-phenylacetyl-CoA epoxidase subunit PaaA, which produces MVTVTPESGQDEALGTDLGAQLAAAFDAAVAADERVEPRDWMPDEYRASLVRQMAQHAHSEIIGMQPEANWITRAPSLRRKAILMAKVQDEAGHGLYLYSAAETLGTSRDELLDKLHSGKQKYSSIFNYPTLTWADVGAIGWLVDGAAITNQVPICRCSYGPYARAMVRICKEESFHQRQGFELLMALSKGTEEQHAMAQDAVDRWWWPSLMMFGPPDDESAHSAQSMAWRIKRHSNDELRRRFVDIAVPQAEALGLTLPDPDIKWNEESGHHDFGAIDWAEFWDVLKGNGPCNEERLTRRRTAHEEGAWVRDAAAAYAEKQASKASTESEARV